The nucleotide window TACTGGTGAGCAATCAGCCTGGAATTGCTATGGGACTGTTTAGCGAAACAGCTTTTACCGATTATATCCGGCATATGAATCAGTTGTTAAGCCCGGGGCTGGATAGTATTTATTATTGTGCGCATGCCCGTCCGGGATCAGACGGCAGTTTTCATTGCGATTGCCGAAAGCCTTTACCGGGCCTTCTGCTAAGGGCTGCATTCGAACAAAAAATTTCATTACCGCATTCATGGATGATTGGTGATATACTGGATGACGTGGAAGCAGGCAACCGTGCTGGTTGTCAAACCATCCTGTTAAATAACGGAGGCGAGACAGAGTGGCTGCCCGGCCCTATGCGATTACCCGATTTTACAGTGAAACGATTTGAAGAAGCCGAAAATATTATCTTAAAAAATAAAATATGAAACCGGATCCGGGTATCAAGCGTATCCTTTGCATCAGGCCCGATAATATGGGTGATATACTTATGAGTACACCTGCAATAAGAGCCTTAAAAGAATATTTCGGTGCACACATTACTTTATTAACATCCAGGCAGGGGAGTCCGATAGCCGGCTTCATCCCCGAAATTGATCAAACTATTATTGCAGACCTGCCCTGGGTTCAATTACCTGGCTCGGTAGGTGATATGCAATCAGTGATCGAAGAACTCCGTTCAGGTGCATTCGATCTGGCGATTATCTTTACGGTATTCAGTCAAAGTGCGCTTCCGTCGGCCCTTCTGGCTTTTATGGCGGGTATTCCCCGGCGATTAGCTTATGCGAGGGAAAATCCTTATGAATTGCTCACGCATTGGGTGCCCGATGATGAGCCTTTTGGCACCATTCATCACCAGGTTTACCGGGATCTGAAACTGGCAGCTACAATAGGTGCCCGAACCCTTTCTACAGTATTAAGTATGGAAGTGCCCGAACCGGCAGTTTTTCGCCTAGCGGCCAAACTGAACCGGATGGGTATTGAAGACTCACTGCCCTTTATGGTGCTGCATGCCGGTACCACCGATCTGAAGCGACAATATACAATGAAGAACTGGATTGCTATAGGAAAGAAAATTATTCGCCAATGGAAGATGCCACTTCTTTTAACAGGAAGCGAAAAGGAGAATAAAATGACCAGCCTCATATGGAAAGAAATCAACCATCCTCTCTGCCACAATATTGGCGGGCAACTAGCCCTGGACGAGCTTTTAAGCCTTGTCAGTAAGTGCAGGCTGCTGATAACGGTGAACTCATTACCGCTGCATATTGCTTCTGCACTAAAGAAGCCCGTAGTGGTGGTATATGCTAAAACGAATCCGCAACATACACCCTGGCAAACGCCTCATCAGGTATTGTATTTCGACGTGCCACAGTCCTTGCAAAGCAGGAACCGGTTACTTCAGTTTATGGCCGCTACCCATAATTGGGAGGGGCCTGAAGCTACCATCAACCAGGTTGTCAATGCCGTCACTTCTTTAATGCCTCAGGATATCAGCTGTGAAGCTGTGGCCAGTACACTATCGTAACTGTCATGCTTTAACCAGTCTATGGTGGCATGCCGTGAAGTATCCAAAGGCCCCCACCGGTGCGGTTCCCCATCCATGCTTATTACCACGCTTTTGGTTTTCGTTGCCGCACCCAGGTGCGATACGCCGGTGCAGTTACTGATCAGACCTGAAGCATGACGTAGTATTAATGCCAGGCTGCCAAGGGTAGTATGGCCCGCAATGTCGATAGCCCGGCCGCGCAGCACGTGGTTAATGGTGCCGGTAAGTGCTTTTTCTTGAGGGCCGCCTGTTAGCAATATTGTAAAACCTTTATCCATAAAATGGGCGGCAATACGTGCAAAAAGTTCGGGAGGCCATTGCCGGGTTATCAAAGCTGATCCGGGGTGGATGCAGATATATGGCTTATCTAAGTTAATATCCAGTTTCTCCAGTTCCTTTTCATCGGCATCAGTAAAAGGGAAGTCGATATGAATACCATCGTGCGGTATATGCAGGTGTTGCAGCAGGGCAAGATGTTTCTGTATTTCATGTATTTTTTCCGGATATTCCAGGAAATTGCGGGTGCCGGATCTTTTGTCTCCTGCTTCACAGAAACCTGCCAGGCAACGGGGGTGTAATTGTTCAAGCATATCATTTACAATACTGCCATTACCCTGCATTTGTAGTAATAAGTCGATGTGACTCTTTTTCATGTCATAAAAGAAACTATTGATGGCATCAATATGTACTGGCTGTTCAGGTAAACCCGGATAGCCTGGAAAATGGATGAAATCGTCGATGTAACAATAATACCTTTCAACAAAAGTAGCAGACCAGGGGAGTCCCATTAAAGAGATCCTTGCCTGGGAGAAAGCCTTCCGTAAAGCACGAAACGCAGGCACTGTGCAGAGAAGATCACCTAATTTGAGCGCCCTGAAAATGACGATATGCATTGTTTTGTACGGGTTTTATTTTCCTGAATTTGTAGTTGCCATACCAGTTCCAGTATAAGGAAAGAAACGGTATACACAATGATGTGAGCACCATTTCAGTTATATGACCAGGACTGAGACTGTTTTGAAAAAGTCGCTTGTAAATGAAAAAAGATATACCTGATAATGCAACGATCATACAACTGATGGCAGCTACCGGCTCGCCTATGGCAAAACACGCCAGCGAGCAGAGTATGCCTGTTACGGACAGGTAATAATAAAGTGGAGGAGACTCTTTAATGTAAAGCCGGTAAAAAAGCGGGTATTTTTTACGAAGCAGCGCGTTGTACAAAGACTTTTGTTGTTCTTTTATACTGACGCCCCAACGCACGGTACGTACGGGGTGGTACACCAGGCAGTCGGGCGCATAATAAGGGTTTTCACCATTGTTGAGTAAAGCAAACTCCAGGTCCGAATCTTCTCTCCAGGCCACTTTATACTGCTCGTCAAATCCGCCAACCTGGTCCAGCAGCGTTTTACGACAGGCTACATTGGCAGTTACAAAAGCAGGTGCTTCAAGCCGGGCCGTTTGCCTTTCAAAATCGGTTAATCGCGGATGGTCTGTCGGAACTTTTACCCGGCCATATATAACATGGCATAAGGGGTTATGAAAATGCTGGACAATCTGGGTTAACCAGTTGGAAGCAGGCACGCAGTCATCGTCGGTAAAAGCTACAACGTTGCCTGCTGCATTGCGCCAACCCAGGTTACGGGCCGCTGCCGGCCCCCCTTTATCCGCCAGGCATAAATATTTGATTGTAGCTACTGTTTTGTACAGTGTGTCATTTACACAGCTCTTTGACTCAACACAGGGTCCATCGCTTATTACCAGTATCTCATACTGTGATGCATCCAGTTCCTGTTCTGTCAAAGCACGCAGGCATCGTTTCAACAGGTCCGGGCGCTGGTAGGTAGGCACCACCACGGATATTAAGATCATATTATTACTGTTTATATTGTTTACTAATATGGAACGATCCGATGATCAGGTCATCAAAAGGGGTGGACCAGAAACATTCGATCGCATCACGGGGCGTACATACAATGGGCTTGCCTCTTGAGTTAAAGGAAGTGTTAATCAGGATGGGAATACCTGTTTGTTCATGAAAAGCATATAGTACATCATGATAAAGAGCATGTTGCTGCCGGTTGACGGTTTGTATCCTTGCCGTACCATCGACATGACAAACGGCAGGTATCTTTTCCTTTTGATCTTCCTTCACTTTAAAAGTAAAAAGCATAAAGGGAGAGATATGGGCTGCTTCGAACCATTCGCGGGCTTTATCTTCCAGTACTACCGGGGCAACAGGACGGAAGTCTTCGCGGTCCTTTAATACATTAAGCTTAGCTTGCATGCCCGGATCGATAGGCGATGCCAGTATAGACCTGGATCCTAACGCACGAGGCCCGAATTCCATTCTTCCCTGAAACCAGCCAATGATCCGGTTTTGAGCAAGGATGGCCGCGGTCTCTTTCGCTATATCAGTGAGCCTGCGATAGGGGATCTTATTTTCTTTGAGAAAAGTTTCGATGGTCTCATCACTATAGTCAGGCCCCCAATAAGCATGGGTCATTTCAAAACTACGAGGTAGATCAAGTTCCTGCGCATCCGTCCATAGAGCAGCGCCCAATGCCGTTCCCGCATCACCTGCCGCAGGCTGTACCCATATATTTTCAAAAATGCCCGCATCCCTGATATAGGCGTTCAGCACGCAGTTTAATGCAACGCCACCTGCCAGGCATAGATTTTTTTGTCTGCTGGTTTTCTGCAGCCAGTTACATAACTCCAGCATTTTTTCCTGTAATACTACCTGGAGCGAACGTGCGATATTAAAATGAACGTCTGTGAAAGGTGAGCCCGCTTGCCTCGGCTCACCCAATAGTTTTTCCAATTCATCAAACGCGATGGCGTACTGTCCTTCTTCGCCTACCTGTATAATATGGCGTAGTCCTTCTGCCCATGTTGGCTCTCCATAAGATGCCAGGGCCATTACCCGGTACTCATCTGAAGAATGCTGGAACCCCAGGTGCATAGTGATCTTTTCATATAGCAAACCTAAGGAGTGAGGAAGATTTACCTGGCCAATGCGTTGGATGCCGGAGCCTTTACCTATACTATAAGAAGTAGTGGCCTGTTCTCCCCGGCCATCCGCTACCAAAATAGCCGCCTCTTCGAAAGGTGACGGCAAAAAGGCGCTGGCAGCATGTGCCAGGTGATGATCAGTAAAGCGCCATTGATTTTCCCGGATCCTGGCGCCCTTGAAACGTTGTTGAAGGTGATGCGGATAGCCGTCCTCTAAATGGAAACGGGCATTCAGAATATAAGTCAGGAATAATGCATCCCAGGATTGGGGCGACCCTTTATCTGAAGACATCGTCAGGGGCAGTGAAATAGGAGCTGCCTGTTCCAGTAACTGGTACGGACCAAATGAGTACGAAAAGAAGTCAATGTCATTTATATGGATGTCTGCGGTTTCCAGGCAATAAAATATAGCGTGAAAGGGTAGCTCATAAGTAGAGAAAGGGATGGGTCTTTTGCCATGCTTTACCTGTGTAAAACGTTCCTCCTCAGCCGCAGCTATCAGCTGCCCGTCTTTTACCAGGCAGGCAGCACTATCGTGAAATGCTGCATTAATTCCTAATGTGTACATATTTTAAAGGGTTAAAGGTTACCAGCCATGCATCAAATAACCCGCCAACACGAGCCATTGCAGAACGATAGTCAGAATCGGATAACAATGAGAAAAATATTTCATTTACTGTGGAAGTATTTTCAGAACCGGCGGCAACCCTCGTCCGGTTCCTTGTTTTGCTGGTATTTTCTTTCAAAAGAATATCCTACATAAGAGCAGGGGTGTATTGGAACGGTTTTTGAATTTAGTTTGATGTCAATTTTCACACAAGCAGTTAGTTTTGATTGCGACCCCTGTTTCTACAGGGGTCTTGTCATTACAAATAATATAGCCTAAAGCTCGCCCCCTCAAGGATTTCAATATTTTAACGTATAAACACCTGCCCGGAACGATAATTGTTGAAGCTCGCTATAAACATTAGGGAAGCGATAAATGGGCTACAATGTTAAATATGGGTTATGGCAGAAATAAAAACAGAAGAATGGTTAGATAAATTATCAACATGGGTCGTCGGTAAAGGTCCCGCTATTGTGCTGGCTGTATTGGTTTTGCTAATAGGCTTGTGGCTAATCAAAGTTTTCTCCAACTATTTGGGCAGGGTCATGCAGGGTAAAAAGATCGATCGTTCCCTGAAACCTTTTTTGCGTAGCCTGATCATCGTGTTTTTGAGGGTATTGTTATTATTGGCTGTAATGCAGATAGCAGGAATTGCAATGACACTTTTTGCAGCATTGATCACCTCTTTAGGTGTGGCAGCCGGGCTGGCGTTATCAGGCACATTGCAAAATTTTGCCAGTGGAATTCTGATCCTTTTTTTAAAACCCTTTCGTGTTGGCGATAATATACTCACACAGGGGCAGGAAGGCACCGTTGCCGAGATCAGGATATTTTACACCATCATTACTACTTACGATAACCGGATGGTAGTAGTGCCTAACAGTAAACTGTCGAACGAAGTTATCATTAATCTCAGTGGTTCGGGTAACAGGCGACTGGATATAGAAATGAAGTTTGGAAATGCTATCGATTATGAGCAGGTGAAATCAGTGATCGACCAGGCAATCGCAGATGCAGGCAATATCCTGGAGGATCCACCCCGCAGGGTAGGTATTTCCTCCCTGGAGGCAGACGGGTATAAAGTGATGCTTAATCTCTGGATTGATGCACATGGTTTTGTTGATACCAAAATAAGATTTCAGGAAATGTTGCTGCAAAGGCTAAAGAGTTCGGGCCTTAAGTTGCCTGGTATGGCATAGGCTTTGAATATATGTTGCCGGTAAATAATGAGTGCAGAAAAATTATATATAGGAACCAGTGGAATTGTACTGCCCTATAAGAACCAGTTGGCTTATCCCGAAGCATTAAAAGGATTAAGCCGGTTGAGTGTATATAGCACTATTTTTAATTCACTCGAAGTGAATTCCATTTTTTATAAATTGCCCCGCCCCGCCACCATAGCCCAATGGAGCGAATCGGTAGGCGAAGCATTTCGTTTCACATTTAAATTATGGAAGCAGATAACACACCGTCCCCAGCTTGATTTTGACAAAGCAGACCTGGTAAAATATTTTGAAGTGATTGCTCCGGCAGGAGAAAAAGCCGGATGCTTATTAGTCCAGTTTCCGGCGTCTGTTAAATGTGGGTTTATTAAAAAATTGGGAGCCCTGCTTTCCGGTATACAACAATTAAATGATGGTGTATGGCCGGTAGCGGTTGAATTCAGAAGCTCCTGCTGGTATACGGATGAAACTTATGAACTGCTGAATCAGTATAATGCAGCAATGGTTTATCATGACAAGTGGGGCAGCGAATCGCCACAACCCAATCTTGATGCAGATCATATTTACCTCCGCTTTCATGGACCGCGGGGAGATTATAGGGATAGTTATGATCCGGGGTTGTTATATGAGTATGCGGAATATGTGATTGACTGGATGGATGCAGGCAAAACTGTATATATTTATTTCAATAACACTATGGGTGATGCTTTAAATAATGCACAGGTTTTGAGAAAATTTATAAAGGAAAGAATTTAAAGTATCGTTTTTGCTGATGATGAGCGCCTTGCCGGATTTATTAATAAGAGTAAGCGAATCCACAAAAACAACGGGTTGTAGCATATTTTCTACTAATTATGGGGCTCTGAATGAGCCGATGAATTTTCAAGGTATTCATAATCAGTTGCTTTCAATTGAATAAATTGCCAGGTAACAGAAGGCATTAAAGTTGCTGTTTTAGCTTATATTGATTTTAGCATGAAAAATAACAGGGATAGCAGAAAAGGAATCGTACAGCCCGACCTGGGGCCGCGCAATTGGGTAGCAGGAAAAAGCCTCAATGACTCGGGAACTATTGGTTTTCCCGGAGAAAAGTTGAGTTCCTATCTTCAGAAATTGACCGATAATAACTCCAAAGGGAAGGAGGACAATAATCTTTTTCCTAAAGGATAATCATTAACAAACATTTTGGCTAGTTTTTCTTAATAGTTTTCGCATACGCCTCGTGTTTCTACATGAGGTTTTTTTTAATACGAAGCGTATATCACCTCGTAGATAGGATACAGTAAAAATAATATACAGCAGTCAGGCCTCGGCCAGGTAATTGGGAGTAAAAATTGCTATAAAATTTATTATGATTTCTTCGTAACGGATCTTTATAGGGTCCCCGCTTTAAAAGTGATTTATTTTTTTGAAAGTATTTTATAGGAATTCAACTACCGGCAGAAATGAGGATACTGGTCAGAAAATGACATAGAACGGTTTTAAAGTGCATTTGTACG belongs to Niabella yanshanensis and includes:
- a CDS encoding D-glycero-alpha-D-manno-heptose-1,7-bisphosphate 7-phosphatase, which gives rise to MSPAIFIDKDGTLIRDVPYNVDPQLLEFTPGAVSFLNVMKKAGYRLILVSNQPGIAMGLFSETAFTDYIRHMNQLLSPGLDSIYYCAHARPGSDGSFHCDCRKPLPGLLLRAAFEQKISLPHSWMIGDILDDVEAGNRAGCQTILLNNGGETEWLPGPMRLPDFTVKRFEEAENIILKNKI
- a CDS encoding glycosyltransferase — its product is MILISVVVPTYQRPDLLKRCLRALTEQELDASQYEILVISDGPCVESKSCVNDTLYKTVATIKYLCLADKGGPAAARNLGWRNAAGNVVAFTDDDCVPASNWLTQIVQHFHNPLCHVIYGRVKVPTDHPRLTDFERQTARLEAPAFVTANVACRKTLLDQVGGFDEQYKVAWREDSDLEFALLNNGENPYYAPDCLVYHPVRTVRWGVSIKEQQKSLYNALLRKKYPLFYRLYIKESPPLYYYLSVTGILCSLACFAIGEPVAAISCMIVALSGISFFIYKRLFQNSLSPGHITEMVLTSLCIPFLSLYWNWYGNYKFRKIKPVQNNAYRHFQGAQIR
- a CDS encoding carbamoyltransferase family protein, which translates into the protein MYTLGINAAFHDSAACLVKDGQLIAAAEEERFTQVKHGKRPIPFSTYELPFHAIFYCLETADIHINDIDFFSYSFGPYQLLEQAAPISLPLTMSSDKGSPQSWDALFLTYILNARFHLEDGYPHHLQQRFKGARIRENQWRFTDHHLAHAASAFLPSPFEEAAILVADGRGEQATTSYSIGKGSGIQRIGQVNLPHSLGLLYEKITMHLGFQHSSDEYRVMALASYGEPTWAEGLRHIIQVGEEGQYAIAFDELEKLLGEPRQAGSPFTDVHFNIARSLQVVLQEKMLELCNWLQKTSRQKNLCLAGGVALNCVLNAYIRDAGIFENIWVQPAAGDAGTALGAALWTDAQELDLPRSFEMTHAYWGPDYSDETIETFLKENKIPYRRLTDIAKETAAILAQNRIIGWFQGRMEFGPRALGSRSILASPIDPGMQAKLNVLKDREDFRPVAPVVLEDKAREWFEAAHISPFMLFTFKVKEDQKEKIPAVCHVDGTARIQTVNRQQHALYHDVLYAFHEQTGIPILINTSFNSRGKPIVCTPRDAIECFWSTPFDDLIIGSFHISKQYKQ
- a CDS encoding DUF72 domain-containing protein encodes the protein MSAEKLYIGTSGIVLPYKNQLAYPEALKGLSRLSVYSTIFNSLEVNSIFYKLPRPATIAQWSESVGEAFRFTFKLWKQITHRPQLDFDKADLVKYFEVIAPAGEKAGCLLVQFPASVKCGFIKKLGALLSGIQQLNDGVWPVAVEFRSSCWYTDETYELLNQYNAAMVYHDKWGSESPQPNLDADHIYLRFHGPRGDYRDSYDPGLLYEYAEYVIDWMDAGKTVYIYFNNTMGDALNNAQVLRKFIKERI
- a CDS encoding mechanosensitive ion channel family protein; amino-acid sequence: MAEIKTEEWLDKLSTWVVGKGPAIVLAVLVLLIGLWLIKVFSNYLGRVMQGKKIDRSLKPFLRSLIIVFLRVLLLLAVMQIAGIAMTLFAALITSLGVAAGLALSGTLQNFASGILILFLKPFRVGDNILTQGQEGTVAEIRIFYTIITTYDNRMVVVPNSKLSNEVIINLSGSGNRRLDIEMKFGNAIDYEQVKSVIDQAIADAGNILEDPPRRVGISSLEADGYKVMLNLWIDAHGFVDTKIRFQEMLLQRLKSSGLKLPGMA
- a CDS encoding glycosyltransferase family 9 protein; the encoded protein is MKPDPGIKRILCIRPDNMGDILMSTPAIRALKEYFGAHITLLTSRQGSPIAGFIPEIDQTIIADLPWVQLPGSVGDMQSVIEELRSGAFDLAIIFTVFSQSALPSALLAFMAGIPRRLAYARENPYELLTHWVPDDEPFGTIHHQVYRDLKLAATIGARTLSTVLSMEVPEPAVFRLAAKLNRMGIEDSLPFMVLHAGTTDLKRQYTMKNWIAIGKKIIRQWKMPLLLTGSEKENKMTSLIWKEINHPLCHNIGGQLALDELLSLVSKCRLLITVNSLPLHIASALKKPVVVVYAKTNPQHTPWQTPHQVLYFDVPQSLQSRNRLLQFMAATHNWEGPEATINQVVNAVTSLMPQDISCEAVASTLS
- a CDS encoding glycosyltransferase family 9 protein; the protein is MHIVIFRALKLGDLLCTVPAFRALRKAFSQARISLMGLPWSATFVERYYCYIDDFIHFPGYPGLPEQPVHIDAINSFFYDMKKSHIDLLLQMQGNGSIVNDMLEQLHPRCLAGFCEAGDKRSGTRNFLEYPEKIHEIQKHLALLQHLHIPHDGIHIDFPFTDADEKELEKLDINLDKPYICIHPGSALITRQWPPELFARIAAHFMDKGFTILLTGGPQEKALTGTINHVLRGRAIDIAGHTTLGSLALILRHASGLISNCTGVSHLGAATKTKSVVISMDGEPHRWGPLDTSRHATIDWLKHDSYDSVLATASQLIS